The proteins below come from a single Microtus ochrogaster isolate Prairie Vole_2 chromosome 22, MicOch1.0, whole genome shotgun sequence genomic window:
- the LOC101980639 gene encoding LOW QUALITY PROTEIN: ATP-dependent RNA helicase DDX18-like (The sequence of the model RefSeq protein was modified relative to this genomic sequence to represent the inferred CDS: inserted 2 bases in 1 codon; deleted 2 bases in 2 codons) produces the protein MSHLQMKLLCKKIEKRNIKLRQRNLKLQEASNTNHSQPSNEDVPKEEIKVRKVKKAVKHATRVGSAEAQSGGMPEETVENLKVEKLPQKPTALTNGETAAVPSPDSESKKKKKKKKRKMANGAEPDTKKAKTEESTVALXETEDAVEKPDDKEVPSLPLGLTGAFEDTSFASLSNLVNENTLKAIEEMGFKRMTEIQHKSIRPLLEGRDLLAAAKTGSGKTLAFLIPVIELIVKLKFMPRNGTGVLILSPTRELAMQTFGVLKELMTHHVHTYGLIMGGSNRSAEAQKLTNGINIVVATPGRLLDHMQNTPGFMYKNLQCLVIDEADRILDVGFEEELKQIIKLLPVRRQTMLFSATQTRKVEDLARISLKKEPLYVGVDDDKEVATVDGLEQGYVVCPSEKRFLLLFTFLKKNRKKKVMVFFSLCMSVKYHYELLNYINLPVLAIHGRQKQNKRTTTFFQFCNADSGILLCTDVAARGLDIPEVDWIVQYDPPDDPKEYIHRVGRTAWSLNGRGYALRPEELGFLRYLKQSKVPLNQFDFSWSKVSDIQSQMEKLIEKNYFLLKSAQEAYKSYIRAYDSHSLKQIFDVNNLNLPQVALSFGFKVPPFVDLNVSSHDGKLKKRGGGGGFGYQKTKKVEKSKIFKHISKKTADRRQFSH, from the exons ATGTCGCACTTACAGATGAAACTCCTGTGCAAGAAGATTGAGAAGCGGAACATCAAGCTGCGGCAGCGAAACCTGAAGCTGCAAGAAGCATCAAACACGAACCATTCCCAACCTTCCAATGAAGATGTGCCCAAAGAAGAGATAAAGGTCAGAAAAGTT AAGAAAGCAGTAAAGCATGCCACGAGGGTGGGCTCAGCAGAAGCACAAAGCGGAGGCATGCCTGAAGAGACAGTGGAAAACTTGAAAGTTGAAAAGTTACCCCAGAAACCTACTGCTTTAACCAATGGAGAAACAGCAGCAGTGCCATCTCCTGATTcagaatcaaaaaagaaaaagaagaagaaaaagaggaaaatggcaaATGGCGCAGAGCCTGacaccaaaaaagcaaaaactgaagAAAGCACTGTGGCTCT AGAAACAGAAGATGCTGTGGAGAAGCCAGATGACAAGGAAGTGCCCAGCCTGCCCCTGGGGCTGACAGGGGCTTTTGAGGACACTTCGTTTGCTTCCTTGTCTAACCTCGTCAATGAAAACACTCTGAAGGCTATAGAGGAAATGGGCTTCAAGCGCATGACTGAGATCCAGCATAAAAGTATCAGGCCACTTCTGGAAGGCAGGGATCTTCTAGCAGCTGCTAAAACCGGCAGTGG aaaaactctggctTTCCTCATCCCTGTGATCGAGCTCATTGTGAAGTTAAAGTTCATGCCCAGGAATGGAACAGGAGTCCTGATTCTCTCTCCTACCAGAGAACTGGCCATGCAGACCTTTGGTGTTCTTAAGGAACTGATGACGCACCATGTCCACACGTACGGGCTGATCATGGGTGGCAGCAACAGGTCTGCTGAAGCGCAGAAGCTCACCAACGGCATCAACATTGTCGTGGCTACCCCCGGCCGGCTTCTAGACCACATGCAGAATACTCCAGGGTTCATGTACAAGAACCTTCAGTGTCTCGTTATTGATGAGGCTGATCGTATCTTGGATGTTGGATTTGAAGAGGAATTAAAGCAAATTATTAAACTTTTGCCAGTACGCAGGCAAACCATGCTCTTTTCTGCCACACAAACTCGAAAAGTTGAAGATTTGGCAAgaatttctctg aaaaaagagCCATTGTATGTGGGTGTTGATGATGATAAAGAGGTTGCCACAGTGGATGGACTTGAGCAGGGATATGTTGTGTGTCCCTCTGAGAAGAggttccttctgctcttcacatTCCTTAAGAAGAACCGGAAGAAGAAAGTGATGGTCTTCTTTTcgttgtgtatgtctgtgaagtACCACTACGAGCTACTGAACTACATCAATCTGCCTGTCTTGGCCATCCATGGAAGGCAAAAGCAAAATAAGCGAACAACCACGTTCTTCCAATTCTGCAACGCAGATTCAGGGATACTGCTGTGCACAGATGTGGCAGCCAGAGGGCTGGACATCCCTGAAGTCGACTGGATTGTTCAGTATGACCCTCCCGATGACCCCAAGGAATACATTCATCGTGTGGGTAGAACGGCTTGGAGCCTGAACGGAAGAGGGTATGCCCTGCGCCCTGAAGAGTTGGGTTTCCTTCGTTACTTGAAGCAATCCAAGGTTCCACTGAATCAGTTCGACTTTTCCTGGTCTAAAGTTTCTGATATTCAGTCTCAGATGGAAAAGCTGATCGAAAAGAACTATTTTCTCCTTAAGTCCGCGCAGGAAGCATACAAGTCCTACATACGAGCCTACGACTCCCACTCTCTCAAGCAGATCTTCGATGTGAACAACTTAAACTTGCCTCAGGTGGCTCTGTCCTTTGGCTTTAAGGTTCCTCCCTTCGTTGATCTGAATGTGAGCAGCCATGATGGCAAGCTTAAAAAGAGAGGAGGTGGCGGTGGATTTGGctaccagaaaacaaagaaagtggAGAAGTCCAAGATCTTTAAACACATCAGCAAGAAGACAGCGGACCGCAGGCAGTTTTCTCACTGA